One Candidatus Hydrogenedentota bacterium genomic region harbors:
- a CDS encoding radical SAM protein, translating into MSNDYRYVFGPIISRRIGRSLGVDVLPPKTCTYDCIYCQLGRTTHKTVERGEFVSLEEVLGELRRKLDEEPHVDYVTLVGSGEPTLYSRLGDLIAGVKAMTGVPVAVITNGSLFWQPAVRAELLRADLVIPSLDAGDDAMFREVNRPDSAIGFEQMVEGLAAFRNEFAGQLWLEVLLLAGVTDDQVARIKALADRIRPDRIQLNTAVRPPTFSTARPLTAEALDRIAAMLGEGAEVVADVGPAADAATRTVSSEEVLNMLRRHPASVSETAVNLSITEQNARECIEALLDSGEIEEHRLEKGTYYRARNE; encoded by the coding sequence ATGAGCAACGATTACCGGTACGTCTTTGGTCCCATCATATCCCGGCGCATCGGGCGCAGCCTTGGCGTCGATGTGCTGCCGCCCAAGACGTGCACCTATGACTGCATCTATTGCCAATTGGGACGCACGACTCACAAAACTGTTGAGCGCGGGGAATTCGTTTCTCTTGAAGAAGTCTTGGGCGAACTCCGGCGGAAACTAGATGAGGAGCCCCACGTCGATTACGTGACGCTCGTGGGCTCGGGAGAACCGACGCTTTACAGCCGTCTGGGCGATTTGATCGCTGGCGTAAAGGCCATGACCGGCGTGCCCGTTGCGGTCATCACCAACGGCTCGCTTTTCTGGCAACCCGCGGTTCGCGCCGAATTGCTTCGGGCTGACCTTGTGATCCCGTCCCTGGATGCCGGCGACGATGCCATGTTTCGGGAGGTGAACCGCCCGGACAGCGCGATCGGTTTCGAGCAGATGGTCGAGGGACTGGCCGCCTTCCGGAACGAGTTTGCCGGACAGCTCTGGCTCGAGGTGCTTCTTCTGGCCGGCGTGACCGATGACCAAGTCGCCCGGATCAAGGCGTTGGCAGACAGAATCCGGCCGGACCGCATTCAGCTGAATACCGCGGTGCGCCCGCCCACATTTTCGACGGCACGGCCCTTGACCGCGGAAGCGTTGGACCGCATCGCCGCCATGCTGGGCGAGGGCGCCGAGGTTGTGGCCGATGTCGGCCCTGCAGCTGACGCCGCGACGCGGACAGTCTCGTCTGAAGAGGTTTTGAACATGCTCCGGCGTCATCCTGCCTCCGTCAGTGAAACCGCGGTAAATCTTTCGATTACGGAGCAAAACGCCCGGGAGTGCATCGAAGCCCTGCTGGACTCGGGCGAAATCGAGGAACACCGGCTCGAGAAAGGAACGTACTATCGCGCGCGCAACGAATAA
- a CDS encoding efflux RND transporter permease subunit yields MSETQPSPKEQYRLAIRRPVTTAMVFLTLVVFGWKSYQGLSISLMPNISYPTLTVRTEYEGAAPEDVEKLLTRPLEETLAIVPGMVQISSVSSPGLSEIILEFTWDTDMNTAQQDVRDRLDLFEPPEEVTQNPVILRYDPTLDPVMRVAIVDTSQDLARQQERLTQIRESAERHIKSDLEGELGIAQVLVKGGREEEIQVLVDAQKLKNLGLNLDTVSSGLAQQNINLSGGRLKEGKTEYLVRTVNEYKSVSEIRETLIVTPAGVPIQLWQVADVVQGQKDRDTVVRLNGGEAVELEIYKWGDANTVQVCNKLKDLFGFERKLSFWEMAADRVQKLRNAGVEDEEKRRSQDLRKTLLSRLPDPGQSEFVMVSDQSRFIVASIEEVQDTAIMGGILALIILAFFLKELKSTLIIGISIPISIIATFVPMYMREVSLNIMSLGGLALGVGMLVDNSIVVLESIFRCTEEGDGATEAANRGTNEVAGAVTSSTLTTVAVFFPLAFVEGIAGQLFGDLALTVTFSLLASLAVALYFNPMIASRPPMSLLADRDVVWLLRAYHEGRESGRGVVGSFLGAVPRSGRYMRTWLTGAFRQDFKPLATLLNKGFRKGVLQGLASAVGTVLFAPFLAVLFAVRVLLKGISIAFIAVLFPISVLLVAVYWIVSRIVRIAVWVPFWLFEIAFNAFRDTYRVMLRSSLRFSALVLILALVLSVHAGWLIPKLGTELIPPLKQGEFGIRMEAPPGTRLEQTERQAIELEKIVRSFPIVDTVGVEVGSEKTKAESERGENVAEFTVTLKDPEENAQYQDAIIEQIRRELVARTGANITFTLPALFSFKYAVELQIQGDDIDKLREVGQTILASIEDVPGLKDAELNMKRGYPEVIIGLDRELLAAKGLTPDMVALRLRNEVQGDAPTEFNRAGEKVDIRVRTNRERLNSLRDLRQVSVIEGTPPIPLETVANIEVKEGPSEIRRIDQRRVALVTANVEGRDLGAVSRDIEARVGQIQMPEDFDWTLGGQNRELATSYQSLQFALLLAIFLVYVVMACQFESILHPFLVLFSVPLAFIGVVYALVIMNINISIMVFIGGIILAGIVVNNAIVLVDYVNQLRARGMTKREAVVHAGTVRLRPILMTTLTTVLGLIPMALSSGEGAEMRRPLAITVMAGLSSATLLTLVIIPMAYYLFGGRDKT; encoded by the coding sequence ATGAGCGAAACGCAGCCCTCCCCGAAAGAGCAGTACCGCTTGGCAATCCGCCGGCCCGTCACCACCGCGATGGTATTCCTGACGCTGGTGGTATTCGGGTGGAAATCCTATCAAGGGCTGTCCATCAGCCTGATGCCGAACATTTCCTATCCCACGCTCACCGTGCGCACGGAATACGAGGGGGCCGCCCCCGAGGACGTGGAAAAGCTTTTGACGCGGCCGCTCGAGGAGACGCTCGCCATTGTCCCGGGGATGGTGCAGATCAGCAGCGTCTCGTCGCCGGGCCTGTCCGAGATCATATTGGAATTCACATGGGACACCGATATGAACACGGCTCAGCAGGACGTCCGAGACCGTCTGGACCTGTTCGAGCCCCCGGAGGAGGTCACCCAGAATCCGGTGATTCTACGCTACGACCCGACGCTGGACCCGGTCATGCGGGTGGCGATCGTGGATACGTCGCAAGATCTGGCGAGACAACAGGAGCGTCTCACTCAGATTCGCGAATCCGCTGAACGCCATATCAAGAGCGACCTCGAAGGGGAACTTGGGATCGCCCAGGTGCTGGTAAAAGGAGGCCGCGAGGAAGAGATCCAGGTTCTGGTAGATGCCCAGAAGCTCAAGAACCTGGGCCTGAACCTTGACACCGTCAGCAGCGGCCTTGCGCAGCAAAACATCAATCTCTCCGGCGGCAGACTCAAAGAGGGCAAAACAGAGTACCTGGTCCGCACGGTCAACGAGTACAAATCGGTATCCGAGATCCGCGAAACGCTGATCGTGACGCCCGCCGGCGTCCCCATCCAGTTGTGGCAGGTAGCCGACGTTGTTCAGGGGCAGAAAGACCGTGATACGGTCGTGCGTCTGAACGGCGGGGAGGCCGTGGAACTCGAGATCTACAAGTGGGGCGACGCCAACACCGTCCAAGTGTGCAATAAGCTCAAAGACCTTTTCGGATTTGAGCGCAAACTCAGCTTCTGGGAGATGGCCGCCGACCGGGTTCAGAAGCTGCGGAACGCCGGCGTCGAAGATGAGGAAAAGCGGCGCAGCCAGGATCTTCGCAAGACGCTGCTATCGCGGCTTCCAGACCCGGGGCAGAGCGAATTCGTGATGGTGAGCGATCAATCGCGGTTCATCGTGGCCTCGATTGAGGAAGTCCAGGACACGGCCATCATGGGCGGTATCCTGGCACTTATCATCCTTGCCTTTTTCCTCAAAGAGCTGAAGAGCACCCTCATCATAGGCATTTCGATCCCGATTTCGATTATCGCCACGTTCGTACCCATGTACATGCGGGAAGTATCGCTCAACATTATGTCGCTGGGCGGCCTGGCCCTCGGCGTGGGCATGCTGGTCGACAACTCGATCGTGGTGTTGGAGAGCATCTTCCGTTGCACGGAAGAAGGCGACGGCGCGACCGAAGCGGCGAACCGGGGCACCAATGAGGTGGCCGGCGCCGTCACGTCTTCCACGCTGACGACGGTCGCCGTGTTCTTTCCGCTCGCTTTCGTCGAGGGGATCGCCGGCCAGCTCTTTGGAGACTTGGCATTGACGGTGACATTCTCGCTGTTGGCATCGTTGGCAGTGGCATTGTACTTCAATCCTATGATCGCCTCGCGGCCGCCAATGTCGCTCCTCGCCGACCGCGATGTCGTATGGCTGCTGAGGGCGTATCACGAAGGCAGAGAGTCCGGGCGCGGGGTCGTAGGCTCTTTTCTGGGGGCCGTTCCGCGAAGTGGCCGCTACATGAGAACATGGCTCACGGGAGCTTTTCGCCAGGATTTCAAGCCGCTGGCCACTTTGTTGAACAAGGGCTTCCGCAAGGGCGTTTTACAAGGTCTGGCGTCGGCCGTCGGGACGGTATTGTTTGCGCCTTTTCTGGCGGTGCTGTTTGCCGTGCGCGTGTTGCTCAAGGGCATTTCTATCGCCTTTATCGCCGTGCTCTTCCCGATCTCCGTGCTGCTTGTTGCTGTCTACTGGATAGTGAGCCGGATTGTTCGCATTGCTGTGTGGGTCCCGTTTTGGCTTTTTGAAATCGCCTTCAACGCGTTCAGAGACACATACAGAGTGATGTTGCGGTCAAGCCTGCGTTTCAGCGCGCTGGTGCTTATCCTGGCCCTCGTATTGTCCGTGCATGCGGGGTGGCTGATACCGAAGCTGGGCACGGAGTTGATCCCGCCGCTGAAACAGGGGGAGTTCGGCATCCGCATGGAGGCCCCCCCAGGAACCCGGCTCGAACAGACCGAGCGGCAGGCAATCGAGCTGGAAAAGATCGTTCGGAGCTTTCCAATCGTTGACACGGTAGGCGTGGAAGTCGGCTCGGAAAAAACAAAGGCGGAAAGCGAACGCGGCGAGAACGTTGCCGAGTTCACGGTAACCCTCAAAGACCCCGAAGAAAACGCGCAGTACCAGGACGCGATCATCGAGCAGATACGGCGCGAGCTCGTCGCGCGGACGGGCGCCAATATCACGTTCACATTGCCGGCGCTGTTCAGTTTCAAGTATGCCGTCGAGCTTCAGATTCAGGGGGATGACATAGACAAGTTGCGCGAGGTGGGACAGACCATCCTTGCCAGTATCGAGGACGTACCGGGACTGAAGGATGCGGAACTGAACATGAAACGGGGTTACCCGGAAGTGATCATCGGGTTGGACCGTGAGCTATTGGCGGCAAAGGGTCTTACGCCGGACATGGTGGCGTTGCGTCTGCGCAACGAGGTGCAGGGCGACGCCCCCACCGAGTTCAACCGCGCGGGCGAAAAGGTCGACATCCGGGTGCGCACAAACCGGGAACGCCTCAACAGCCTGCGCGACCTGCGGCAGGTATCGGTGATCGAGGGAACGCCGCCGATTCCGCTCGAAACCGTCGCCAACATCGAAGTCAAAGAAGGGCCGAGCGAGATTCGGCGAATCGATCAACGGCGCGTTGCACTGGTCACGGCGAATGTTGAGGGCCGCGACTTGGGCGCCGTGTCGCGGGATATCGAGGCCCGGGTCGGGCAAATCCAGATGCCAGAGGATTTTGATTGGACCCTCGGTGGACAGAACCGCGAATTGGCGACATCCTACCAGAGCCTGCAATTCGCCTTGTTGCTCGCCATCTTCCTCGTATACGTGGTGATGGCCTGCCAGTTTGAGTCCATCTTGCACCCGTTCCTGGTCCTGTTCTCTGTGCCGCTGGCGTTCATAGGCGTCGTATACGCGCTCGTCATTATGAACATCAACATCAGCATCATGGTGTTCATCGGCGGGATCATTCTGGCGGGCATCGTGGTCAACAACGCCATAGTGCTCGTCGATTACGTCAACCAATTGCGCGCGCGGGGAATGACGAAGCGCGAGGCCGTTGTGCACGCAGGAACAGTTCGGCTGCGTCCGATTCTAATGACGACCTTGACGACCGTTCTAGGCTTGATCCCCATGGCATTGTCTAGCGGCGAAGGCGCCGAGATGCGGCGGCCCCTGGCCATTACGGTGATGGCGGGGCTGTCCTCCGCGACGCTGCTCACGCTCGTGATCATTCCGATGGCGTATTACCTGTTCGGCGGCCGGGACAAAACATGA
- a CDS encoding ASKHA domain-containing protein produces the protein MDDKARVVFQPYGKSVRVPVGATVREAASLAGIPLEYPCGGQGTCGKCRVRVAGADSKPGPADETFFSKQELSAGFRLACQTRLHADVNIEIPESGLPSGKNQILAGRAASPSAAADPPVRAVFVNMSMPTLTDDRPDAERLLDAAHADSVEPALLYELPSLVRDHDFRGTAIVASGRLIDFVGGPEDAACLAAAFDIGTTTLVGELLDLRTGAIRGFASRMNPQTVFGDDVLSRITHASRSREALREVHDTVLIAVNEMVSEMAAQAGLGTQSIYEVAVSGNTTMEHLFAGLNPHALGVVPFVPVARRGLTLEPGQVGIDMNPNGRVYVLPVIGGFVGGDTVAGIAATGLEEAERPSLLIDIGTNGELALVHNGKLTATSCAAGPAFEGARISCGMRAAAGAIEAVVFKEDVRVSTIGGGAPMGLCGSGLIDLAAELLRKGILLSQGLFVTPGALPDSLPPALRKRVVEEEAGTAFLFARAEETLSGRPLLLTQRDVRELQLATGAIRAGISILLKRANLEPAQLDRVYVAGGFGNYIRLVNAQRIGLLPETLGQDQFSFVGNTSLEGARAAAFSLGARARAEAISRATAHFDLSCDAEFQTEFAMAMFFPEEADENAV, from the coding sequence ATGGACGATAAGGCCAGAGTCGTCTTTCAACCTTATGGGAAGAGCGTGCGGGTGCCCGTGGGCGCCACCGTGCGTGAGGCAGCCTCGCTTGCGGGAATTCCTCTCGAATACCCGTGCGGCGGACAGGGTACCTGCGGTAAGTGCCGGGTGAGGGTGGCAGGGGCAGACAGTAAGCCGGGTCCCGCCGACGAGACCTTTTTCTCGAAACAAGAACTGAGTGCAGGCTTCCGCCTGGCCTGCCAGACTCGTCTTCACGCGGATGTCAACATCGAGATTCCTGAATCCGGTCTGCCGTCAGGCAAGAACCAGATCCTGGCGGGGCGCGCGGCTTCTCCGTCTGCCGCTGCCGATCCGCCTGTACGCGCGGTGTTCGTGAATATGTCAATGCCCACATTGACGGACGATCGTCCCGATGCGGAACGCCTTCTCGACGCTGCTCATGCGGATTCCGTCGAACCGGCGCTTCTTTACGAACTGCCCTCGCTGGTGCGGGACCATGATTTTCGGGGTACGGCGATCGTGGCTTCCGGACGCCTGATAGATTTCGTTGGAGGACCGGAAGATGCTGCGTGCCTTGCTGCGGCATTCGATATCGGCACCACCACCCTGGTGGGCGAACTCCTCGATTTGCGGACCGGTGCGATACGGGGTTTCGCGTCGCGTATGAACCCTCAAACCGTTTTCGGGGACGATGTGCTGTCGCGTATCACGCATGCATCCCGAAGCCGCGAGGCCTTGCGCGAGGTGCACGACACTGTCTTGATTGCGGTCAATGAGATGGTGTCCGAAATGGCGGCGCAAGCCGGGCTTGGAACACAGAGCATCTACGAGGTCGCGGTTTCGGGCAATACGACCATGGAACATCTTTTTGCGGGGCTGAACCCGCATGCGCTGGGCGTGGTTCCCTTTGTGCCTGTGGCGCGGCGTGGCCTGACCCTCGAGCCCGGACAGGTTGGCATCGATATGAACCCCAATGGCCGCGTATATGTTCTGCCGGTTATCGGGGGGTTCGTCGGCGGAGACACGGTGGCGGGCATCGCCGCAACCGGTCTTGAAGAGGCCGAGCGCCCATCCCTTCTCATAGACATCGGCACCAATGGCGAACTCGCGCTTGTCCACAACGGCAAGCTGACCGCGACATCATGCGCAGCGGGCCCCGCGTTCGAGGGGGCCCGGATCTCGTGCGGCATGCGCGCGGCCGCGGGCGCCATCGAAGCCGTGGTCTTCAAGGAAGACGTCCGGGTCTCCACCATCGGCGGCGGAGCCCCTATGGGGCTATGCGGTTCCGGTCTCATCGACTTGGCGGCGGAACTCCTGCGCAAAGGCATTCTTCTTAGCCAGGGTTTGTTTGTGACGCCCGGCGCTCTGCCCGATAGCCTCCCGCCGGCCTTGCGGAAGCGCGTGGTCGAAGAAGAGGCTGGTACCGCCTTTCTGTTCGCCCGGGCCGAGGAAACGCTCTCGGGGCGGCCGCTTCTACTCACCCAGCGCGACGTGCGGGAATTGCAGCTTGCCACGGGTGCTATCCGCGCGGGTATTTCCATCCTGTTGAAGCGGGCGAACCTCGAACCTGCGCAGCTGGACCGCGTCTACGTTGCCGGGGGGTTTGGGAATTACATTCGACTTGTCAATGCGCAGCGCATTGGCTTGTTGCCGGAAACACTCGGCCAGGACCAATT
- a CDS encoding efflux RND transporter periplasmic adaptor subunit, with the protein MHKYLAILGLAAALAVTAGCSGSATGTAAASAAQAAAQFTVEEIVIPVEVKTPTRGDISAYFETTTRIEAENRVDVTAEGMGNCVAVFADEGDKVNEGDVLAELDKDEARAALNQAMVTESERKTACGRAKQAFEAGILAEQDRDAAQFAYDNAVATRRIQELQLANLTIRAPISGVVTHRHIQAGMLVSAGTPAFSLVDPSSYQLVISPPEKNLMQLREGQIAKFTVDAIAGEEFEARIARINPSVDPTSGTIKVVMSLDKATQERLREAAFARVRLVMETHESVLLVPKDAVIEENARTYVFLARSQEPGEASAEEARPAPAGDGLQEAGQDDPPENTDADNAANGQGSTSEPPNATSGQHWIAERVEVEVGLEDSDESEIVAGLSESDLVITLGQQTLKPGTRISITTAEKELAKSAGLSAEEALKAAEEAKINKESGQRGGHHGIDRLR; encoded by the coding sequence ATGCACAAATATTTGGCGATTTTGGGTTTAGCCGCGGCACTGGCCGTGACGGCCGGATGTAGCGGCTCGGCCACGGGGACTGCGGCTGCCAGCGCCGCGCAGGCGGCGGCGCAATTTACGGTCGAGGAGATTGTCATTCCTGTCGAGGTGAAAACCCCCACACGGGGCGATATTTCCGCCTATTTCGAGACCACGACGCGCATCGAGGCCGAGAATCGCGTGGATGTCACCGCGGAAGGCATGGGAAATTGCGTGGCCGTTTTTGCCGACGAAGGCGACAAGGTGAACGAAGGCGATGTGCTCGCGGAACTCGACAAGGACGAAGCCCGGGCTGCCTTGAACCAGGCGATGGTGACGGAAAGCGAGCGCAAAACGGCTTGCGGAAGAGCGAAACAGGCCTTTGAGGCCGGCATACTGGCGGAACAGGACAGGGACGCTGCTCAGTTCGCATACGACAATGCCGTGGCTACGCGACGCATCCAGGAGCTCCAGCTCGCAAATCTCACTATCCGCGCGCCCATAAGCGGCGTGGTGACGCACCGGCACATTCAGGCCGGCATGTTGGTTTCAGCCGGGACGCCCGCGTTTTCCCTGGTGGACCCCTCCTCCTATCAGCTTGTGATCAGTCCGCCTGAGAAAAACCTCATGCAGCTGAGGGAAGGGCAGATCGCCAAATTCACCGTGGACGCTATCGCTGGTGAAGAGTTCGAGGCGCGCATTGCCCGCATCAATCCGAGCGTAGACCCGACGAGCGGCACAATAAAGGTCGTGATGAGTCTTGATAAGGCGACCCAGGAACGGCTCCGGGAAGCGGCCTTTGCTCGCGTGCGCCTCGTGATGGAGACCCACGAGAGTGTGCTGCTTGTCCCCAAGGACGCCGTGATCGAGGAAAATGCGCGCACCTACGTGTTTCTGGCGCGCAGTCAAGAGCCAGGAGAAGCGTCGGCGGAAGAAGCGCGCCCCGCACCGGCCGGAGACGGCCTCCAAGAGGCCGGCCAAGACGACCCGCCAGAAAACACGGATGCGGACAACGCCGCCAACGGCCAGGGCAGCACCTCGGAACCTCCGAATGCAACAAGCGGACAGCACTGGATTGCGGAACGCGTGGAAGTCGAGGTCGGGCTCGAGGATAGCGACGAATCGGAAATCGTAGCGGGGCTGAGTGAGAGCGATCTAGTAATAACCCTGGGCCAGCAGACCCTGAAGCCCGGAACCCGGATTAGCATCACCACAGCCGAGAAAGAACTGGCAAAGAGCGCAGGTTTGAGCGCTGAGGAAGCGCTGAAGGCAGCCGAGGAGGCCAAGATAAACAAGGAGAGCGGCCAGCGGGGCGGTCACCACGGCATAGACCGCCTCAGGTAA